From a region of the uncultured Desulfatiglans sp. genome:
- the feoA gene encoding FeoA2: predicted ferrous iron transport protein A: protein MTLNEMKPGGECRIRRLPAGNRLGQRLLDMGIYPGLQVRVIRNAPLEDPMELELDGYFISLRHEEARFVEVEQ, encoded by the coding sequence ATGACACTGAATGAAATGAAGCCCGGGGGTGAATGTCGGATCAGGCGATTGCCGGCCGGAAACAGATTGGGGCAGAGGCTTTTGGACATGGGGATTTATCCGGGGCTGCAGGTGCGTGTAATCCGCAACGCCCCGCTTGAGGACCCCATGGAACTCGAGTTGGATGGTTATTTCATTAGCCTCCGTCACGAAGAAGCCCGTTTCGTCGAAGTGGAACAGTGA
- a CDS encoding hypothetical protein (Evidence 5 : Unknown function), with translation MMRTWCVSISGSKRKRKDNWNKCNYFDGYHDSDTTFLPAPSGGKAYTPYGGARLKLHPEGADLCMMVFLSGIIEFSGWLSPRIHILQEMDHAGEGGETCSSCTVVHCTDSVGGAYSAYAKTLNAPFSG, from the coding sequence TTGATGCGGACATGGTGCGTAAGTATCTCCGGTTCCAAGAGGAAAAGGAAAGATAATTGGAACAAATGCAATTATTTTGATGGGTATCATGATAGCGACACAACTTTTTTGCCCGCCCCCTCAGGGGGTAAGGCATATACCCCATATGGGGGGGCTCGATTAAAGCTGCACCCTGAGGGTGCGGATCTGTGCATGATGGTGTTCTTATCCGGGATAATTGAGTTTTCTGGCTGGCTGAGCCCGCGTATCCATATTCTTCAAGAAATGGATCACGCGGGCGAAGGCGGTGAAACATGCTCTTCGTGCACTGTAGTGCACTGCACTGATTCGGTCGGGGGCGCTTATTCAGCCTATGCGAAAACCTTAAATGCCCCCTTTTCGGGTTGA
- a CDS encoding conserved hypothetical protein (Evidence 4 : Unknown function but conserved in other organisms), giving the protein MVSNIIVENNHKDLLVALSTSVKELQQGLDLHCCLITSLMEGKLAEPHLRTLMDRCPKRARERRLEKAVREAIDVLDESRKAFKSKALERLRKQLTEVLIDPD; this is encoded by the coding sequence TTGGTTTCTAATATTATCGTGGAAAATAATCACAAAGATCTACTGGTCGCACTCAGCACAAGTGTCAAAGAGCTGCAACAGGGCCTCGACCTTCACTGCTGCCTTATCACATCCCTGATGGAGGGAAAACTCGCGGAACCGCATTTAAGGACCCTCATGGACCGATGCCCCAAACGGGCGCGGGAGCGTCGGCTCGAGAAGGCAGTCCGGGAGGCGATCGACGTCCTGGATGAAAGCCGGAAGGCCTTCAAATCCAAGGCCCTTGAACGGCTGCGCAAACAGCTGACTGAGGTGCTGATCGACCCGGATTGA
- a CDS encoding conserved exported hypothetical protein (Evidence 4 : Unknown function but conserved in other organisms): MKKATKKTSIMFALWITTVFATFTTFALFAAPAAAHFQMIYTPESALDKAGAINLKLIFTHPFEAGHTMDMGEPGEFFLIRKGKKQDLRGQLKPILWKSLTNSGKAYEATIELRGMGDHVFCLLPSPYLEEKEDCYIQQITKLIVNTSGFPTDWDTDIGLPAEIVPLDKPYALWTGNVFRGVIKGGGKPVPYAEIEVEYLNHEPLMDNNSFAERAHVNAPQEAFVTMTIKADANGLFTFGIPKAGWWGFCALGIGPEKTWDGKKLSQDAVIWVQARDME, from the coding sequence ATGAAAAAAGCCACCAAGAAAACATCGATCATGTTTGCCTTATGGATAACCACGGTCTTCGCGACCTTCACGACCTTTGCGCTTTTCGCAGCCCCTGCTGCAGCCCATTTCCAGATGATCTACACCCCGGAATCGGCCCTTGATAAGGCGGGCGCCATCAATCTCAAACTCATCTTCACGCACCCCTTCGAGGCTGGGCACACCATGGATATGGGGGAACCTGGGGAGTTTTTCCTGATCCGCAAGGGGAAAAAGCAGGACCTGCGCGGGCAGTTGAAACCGATCCTCTGGAAGAGCCTTACCAACAGCGGCAAGGCGTATGAAGCCACCATAGAACTGCGGGGTATGGGCGACCACGTCTTCTGTCTGCTCCCGTCGCCCTACTTGGAGGAAAAGGAAGACTGCTACATCCAGCAGATCACCAAGCTCATCGTCAACACGAGCGGATTTCCGACCGACTGGGACACAGACATCGGACTGCCGGCCGAGATCGTTCCTCTCGATAAACCCTATGCGCTCTGGACCGGCAACGTATTCAGAGGGGTGATCAAAGGGGGCGGAAAACCGGTGCCGTACGCCGAGATTGAAGTGGAGTATCTGAATCATGAGCCCCTAATGGACAACAATTCCTTTGCAGAGCGGGCGCATGTCAACGCCCCGCAGGAAGCCTTCGTCACCATGACGATCAAGGCCGATGCGAACGGCCTGTTTACCTTCGGAATCCCTAAAGCTGGATGGTGGGGCTTTTGCGCACTGGGCATCGGACCTGAAAAGACTTGGGACGGCAAAAAACTTTCGCAGGACGCAGTCATCTGGGTCCAGGCAAGGGACATGGAATGA
- a CDS encoding conserved exported hypothetical protein (Evidence 4 : Unknown function but conserved in other organisms), with amino-acid sequence MIGIVNTIVFALMLFFCAFTAGPSSAADVSTAQLMEELEAMKRRVQQLEEQLQRTVAADEAQKDSGRRASVEEEGLPERIRKIEQQLKEKTLPSTLAKRVTLSGLIEAEAGYEKIRYSDPARADEDSSDIILSTVELGVDVDIAKHVSGHVLFLWEEDDTEPVDMDEGFITLDGEDIVPLYLTAGKMYVPFGNYETFFISDPLTLEIGETRESGVRAGFYNDLLDASAALFNGDVGKIGDDDHIDSFVGSIAFSLPEELITDLGLTAGAAYLSNIADSDGLEGETSGEIQDEIAGLGAFLSLAYRDRAFLQCEYVGALDHFEAGELSFDEGRAAKPRAWNIEFAVVPAADITLAVKYEGSRDLGVFQPEEQYGAAITYDLFANTAISLEYLRGEHENGDQRDLLTTQLAIEF; translated from the coding sequence TTGATAGGAATTGTGAATACGATCGTTTTTGCACTTATGCTGTTTTTTTGCGCCTTCACTGCGGGGCCGTCCTCAGCGGCCGATGTATCCACCGCTCAACTGATGGAGGAGTTGGAAGCCATGAAAAGGCGGGTCCAACAACTCGAAGAACAGCTGCAACGAACTGTAGCGGCGGATGAAGCCCAGAAGGACAGTGGGCGGAGAGCCTCCGTCGAGGAAGAAGGTCTGCCGGAAAGGATCCGAAAGATCGAGCAGCAGTTGAAAGAGAAAACACTCCCCAGCACCTTGGCAAAAAGGGTGACCCTGAGCGGATTGATCGAGGCCGAAGCCGGCTATGAGAAGATTCGTTATTCGGACCCAGCCCGGGCCGATGAGGATTCAAGCGACATCATCCTGTCGACGGTGGAATTGGGCGTCGATGTCGACATCGCCAAACATGTCAGCGGGCACGTCCTGTTTCTCTGGGAAGAAGACGACACGGAACCGGTTGATATGGACGAGGGTTTCATCACCCTCGATGGGGAAGATATCGTGCCCTTGTATCTCACGGCAGGGAAAATGTATGTCCCCTTCGGCAACTATGAAACCTTTTTCATCAGCGATCCTTTGACACTCGAGATCGGGGAGACAAGGGAGAGCGGCGTCAGAGCTGGGTTCTACAACGATCTGTTGGATGCATCCGCGGCTCTCTTCAACGGCGATGTGGGCAAGATCGGGGATGACGATCATATCGACTCGTTTGTCGGAAGCATCGCCTTCTCCCTTCCAGAAGAACTAATTACCGACCTCGGGTTGACTGCCGGCGCCGCCTACCTCAGCAACATCGCCGACAGCGACGGCCTGGAGGGCGAAACGAGCGGTGAAATTCAGGATGAAATCGCCGGACTCGGGGCCTTCCTGAGCCTGGCTTACAGAGATAGGGCCTTCCTGCAATGCGAATACGTGGGCGCGTTGGACCATTTCGAGGCGGGGGAACTGAGCTTCGACGAGGGCCGTGCGGCCAAACCGCGGGCGTGGAACATCGAATTCGCGGTGGTCCCGGCCGCCGATATAACGCTGGCCGTCAAATACGAGGGGAGCCGGGATCTAGGAGTTTTTCAGCCGGAAGAACAATATGGCGCGGCCATCACCTACGACCTGTTCGCCAACACCGCGATCTCTCTCGAATACCTCCGCGGCGAGCACGAAAACGGTGACCAACGGGATCTCCTCACCACGCAGCTCGCCATCGAATTCTAG
- a CDS encoding hypothetical protein (Evidence 5 : Unknown function) yields MFWLVHTISQMHIILITIITTTIAIITITAIVGIIHDTDIQSTVVGSRSLAIIIHDMSDINLITTNIIIKNIMNHTDMNIKITTKIIEKNIKTIQVIIIEIKNGKIMKKNTATLIKI; encoded by the coding sequence TTGTTTTGGCTGGTCCATACTATTTCTCAGATGCATATTATCCTTATTACTATTATTACTACAACAATTGCTATTATTACTATTACTGCAATCGTTGGTATTATTCACGATACAGACATACAAAGCACAGTTGTTGGAAGCCGCTCCCTAGCAATCATTATCCACGACATGTCAGATATAAATCTCATCACTACGAATATAATCATAAAAAACATAATGAACCATACCGATATGAATATAAAGATCACCACAAAGATCATAGAAAAGAACATAAAAACCATCCAAGTGATCATCATAGAAATAAAAAACGGCAAGATCATGAAGAAAAATACGGCAACATTAATCAAAATATAA
- a CDS encoding Ferrous iron transport protein B, whose amino-acid sequence MSTSRKRLVGLAGQPNCGKSTLFNALTGASQHVANYPGVTVDKMTGWYKHDGARVRVVDLPGTYSLTSFSPEERVSRDFILHERPSVVVNVADASNLKRCLYLTFQLIEMNIPLILNLNMMDVAEKRGVKIDAGRLADRLGVRVVPTSMKFGRGKAALVEAIAALSKEDEPAKGARIDYGRMEPFLREIRERLASETTLGENYPLRWLAIKLMEGDLEAQRLVEENHPAPAVFLETVAKNRADFTARSDEMPEIHIANRRYQTADEIAASSIEPRSMAARPLSDTLDRFVCHRVLGPAILIGVIWLLYYLSIVQGYRLTGLTWPILAGLRDLVEDAAPAPGFIDIPLMRSFALWFVDSINALLNYIPIFFILFSCIAILEDSGYMPRMAFIMDRVFNRFGLHGQSTLPMVLGGIYVGGCAVPGVMACKGIPDERSRLATILVIPLLNCLAKVPLYVLLINLYFAAHAAWAMFFISTISLLLVLPIAKILTLTVLKDKETAPFVLEMPPYHLPTLRGVLGRAVERVWLFLRKISTIVAAVAVVLFALLQFPGLSSERMDHYRKLKETALESFFKGIGGTPYTQELRDEERIMDLILYWDAYRNARMKTSGQGAMESLAEEFRRRDPLYFQIVQPVKDRDARQVNRAFKKLHQTRRELLQTMRKERIDNSSLGWLGKRLEPFTSAAGFNWRINVALLSALAAKESSVATLGALYEQGKSGETLEQRMAREESELTSLHALALMLFMVLYPPCLAAGIAVKIQAGALKWMLFSMIYPMALGLGVASLVYSGGKAFGLSGLEAMFAFYGLALALTVFMGLFKNKTHYE is encoded by the coding sequence ATGAGCACCTCCAGAAAACGACTCGTAGGACTCGCCGGACAGCCCAATTGCGGCAAGTCCACACTCTTCAACGCCCTGACGGGTGCAAGCCAGCATGTCGCGAATTACCCCGGTGTCACCGTCGACAAGATGACCGGCTGGTACAAGCACGACGGCGCAAGAGTGAGAGTGGTGGACCTGCCCGGCACCTACAGCCTTACGTCCTTTTCTCCGGAGGAACGGGTATCGCGCGATTTTATCCTCCATGAACGGCCTTCGGTGGTGGTCAATGTGGCGGATGCCTCGAACTTGAAACGCTGCCTCTATCTCACCTTCCAACTGATAGAGATGAACATCCCGCTCATCCTGAATCTAAACATGATGGACGTAGCAGAAAAGCGCGGGGTCAAGATCGATGCCGGACGGCTTGCCGACAGGCTCGGAGTCCGTGTCGTCCCCACCTCGATGAAATTCGGCCGTGGAAAAGCCGCATTGGTCGAAGCGATCGCTGCCCTTTCCAAGGAGGACGAACCCGCAAAAGGAGCGCGCATCGACTATGGGCGGATGGAGCCGTTTCTGCGCGAGATACGAGAAAGGCTCGCATCCGAGACCACCCTCGGGGAAAACTACCCCCTTCGATGGCTGGCTATCAAACTGATGGAAGGGGACTTAGAAGCCCAGCGGCTGGTCGAGGAAAACCACCCAGCTCCGGCGGTCTTCTTGGAAACCGTAGCCAAGAACCGGGCGGATTTTACCGCACGATCCGATGAAATGCCCGAGATCCACATCGCCAACCGCCGCTATCAGACAGCCGACGAAATCGCGGCATCATCCATCGAACCTCGGTCAATGGCCGCCCGCCCCCTGTCCGATACCCTGGACCGGTTCGTGTGCCACAGGGTGCTGGGGCCTGCAATCCTCATCGGGGTCATCTGGCTCCTCTACTACCTTTCGATCGTCCAGGGATATCGTCTGACGGGCCTTACCTGGCCTATTCTGGCAGGGCTGCGCGACCTGGTGGAGGACGCCGCACCGGCACCGGGCTTCATCGACATCCCTTTAATGCGGTCTTTCGCGCTCTGGTTCGTGGACAGCATCAATGCGCTTTTAAACTACATTCCCATATTTTTCATCCTTTTCAGCTGCATCGCCATCCTCGAAGACAGCGGATACATGCCGCGCATGGCCTTTATCATGGACCGGGTGTTCAACCGCTTCGGCCTGCATGGGCAATCCACCCTGCCGATGGTCCTGGGGGGCATTTACGTTGGGGGCTGCGCCGTGCCGGGAGTCATGGCTTGCAAGGGAATTCCCGACGAACGCTCACGCCTGGCGACCATCCTCGTCATCCCGCTTCTCAACTGCCTAGCCAAGGTGCCGCTTTATGTCCTTCTAATCAACCTATATTTCGCCGCCCACGCCGCCTGGGCCATGTTTTTCATCTCCACGATCAGCCTCCTGCTGGTGTTGCCCATCGCCAAAATATTGACCCTAACCGTCCTGAAGGACAAGGAAACGGCGCCGTTCGTCTTGGAAATGCCGCCCTATCATCTGCCTACGCTGCGAGGCGTTCTGGGGCGGGCGGTGGAGCGGGTATGGCTCTTCCTGCGTAAGATCAGCACGATCGTGGCGGCCGTCGCCGTGGTCCTTTTCGCACTGCTGCAGTTTCCAGGACTGAGCAGCGAAAGAATGGACCACTATCGCAAGCTGAAAGAGACTGCCCTGGAGTCCTTCTTCAAGGGGATCGGAGGCACCCCGTATACGCAAGAGCTCCGCGACGAAGAGCGCATCATGGATCTCATCTTGTATTGGGATGCCTACAGAAATGCCCGGATGAAGACCTCCGGCCAGGGGGCGATGGAATCTCTCGCGGAGGAATTCAGGCGCCGTGATCCCCTCTATTTTCAAATCGTTCAGCCGGTAAAAGACAGAGATGCCAGGCAGGTGAACCGGGCCTTCAAAAAGCTCCATCAAACGCGCAGGGAGCTCTTGCAAACTATGCGCAAGGAGCGGATCGACAACAGTTCCCTGGGATGGCTCGGAAAGCGGCTGGAGCCCTTCACGAGCGCGGCCGGTTTCAACTGGCGTATCAATGTTGCGCTCCTCAGCGCACTTGCGGCCAAGGAAAGCAGCGTGGCCACCTTGGGGGCGCTGTACGAGCAGGGAAAGAGCGGTGAAACCCTCGAGCAGCGAATGGCAAGAGAGGAAAGCGAACTGACCTCGCTCCACGCCCTGGCATTGATGCTGTTTATGGTGCTCTATCCGCCGTGCCTTGCCGCCGGCATCGCGGTGAAGATCCAGGCGGGCGCCTTGAAGTGGATGCTCTTTTCGATGATCTACCCGATGGCGCTCGGGCTGGGGGTCGCGAGCCTGGTCTATTCAGGAGGAAAGGCCTTCGGGCTTTCCGGCCTTGAAGCCATGTTCGCATTCTATGGGTTGGCCCTGGCTTTGACTGTTTTTATGGGCCTTTTCAAAAACAAAACACATTACGAATGA
- a CDS encoding conserved exported hypothetical protein (Evidence 4 : Unknown function but conserved in other organisms), whose product MFKRRIIIMGIFALGIFLAGGASAHTPLCSCYDNGDGSITCEGGFSDGSSARGVQVRVIGKDGKSLLEGKMDEFSEFTFDKPAVPFSIEFDAGPGHQVTIEGEKL is encoded by the coding sequence ATGTTCAAAAGAAGAATCATCATCATGGGGATTTTCGCGCTCGGAATCTTTTTGGCGGGCGGGGCGTCCGCTCACACTCCGCTTTGCTCCTGCTACGACAACGGCGATGGGTCCATTACCTGCGAGGGCGGTTTTTCCGATGGCTCATCGGCGCGCGGCGTGCAGGTCCGGGTAATCGGCAAAGACGGCAAATCGCTGCTTGAAGGCAAAATGGACGAATTCAGCGAGTTTACCTTCGACAAGCCGGCCGTCCCCTTCAGCATCGAATTCGATGCGGGGCCAGGGCACCAGGTGACCATCGAAGGAGAAAAGCTCTGA
- a CDS encoding transposase, translating into MPLSMYIKRVRKSNRHSKKVYEYLHLVENVRTKNGPRQRLILNLGTVDLSPEHYKDLANCIEAMLSGQQHLFNVNPQISKLARKATDKIRHKLASEQPIEKSDALPATYEQIDAASMEASQVRSLGSEYVCHSVWNELGLTDLLVSEGIAPSVIPLMQALVIGRLVAPGSEVHTWNWAEHRSALYELTGRPXRASLNSIYRAGDRLFDCKDAIETHLAEREKDLFDLPERICLFDLTNTYLEGQATGNPKAKRGHSKEKRSDCKLLTLALVVDELGFAKYSRLYPGNQTECNTLKQIIESLVELRPHLARDRTIILDAGIATADNIAYLKTSGFHYIVVQRGKADFMPDETMTMRIIRQTDQYTLEVKRHQLEHEALLLCRSTGRTAKDQAIRSRQETLFLERLQYYQDGLGKKGHTKVYHKVVEMVGRLREKYPRASKLYDVEVIAEQRPGKKAQAKAITWEKRSHYDTERQFEGCYLLRTDHTTWTDLEIWETYVMLTRVERAFRSMKSALGLRPNFHQLEQRADTHLFISVLAYHILHVIEHKLRLCGDHRSWLTVRDILSTHQRLTIEFNVKEQDTVQRKHLRLCSSAEPEHQEIYQHLRLKEVPMPKKIATVK; encoded by the coding sequence ATGCCTCTGAGCATGTATATTAAACGGGTACGTAAATCCAATCGCCACTCCAAGAAGGTCTACGAGTATTTGCATCTCGTCGAAAACGTTCGGACAAAGAACGGACCGAGACAGCGCTTGATCCTCAACCTCGGAACCGTCGACCTCTCACCGGAACACTATAAAGACCTGGCCAACTGCATCGAGGCCATGCTGAGCGGCCAGCAGCATCTGTTCAATGTGAATCCCCAGATCAGTAAGCTCGCACGCAAAGCCACCGATAAAATCCGCCATAAGCTGGCAAGCGAGCAACCTATTGAAAAGAGCGACGCACTTCCAGCCACTTACGAGCAAATCGACGCGGCCTCCATGGAAGCCAGCCAGGTGCGCTCCCTGGGCTCCGAGTATGTTTGCCATTCCGTGTGGAATGAGCTCGGATTGACCGACCTGCTTGTATCCGAAGGGATTGCCCCTTCGGTTATTCCTTTGATGCAAGCTTTGGTCATCGGCCGTTTGGTGGCTCCAGGCAGTGAAGTACATACCTGGAATTGGGCCGAACACCGCTCCGCGCTTTATGAACTGACGGGCCGTCCCNTGCGCGCCTCCCTCAACTCGATTTACCGGGCAGGAGACCGGCTTTTTGACTGTAAAGATGCCATCGAGACCCACCTCGCCGAGCGCGAAAAAGACCTTTTTGACCTGCCCGAGCGCATTTGCCTCTTCGATCTGACCAATACCTACCTTGAAGGGCAGGCAACCGGCAATCCCAAAGCGAAGCGGGGACACAGCAAAGAGAAACGCTCGGACTGCAAACTGCTNACCCTGGCCCTCGTGGTGGATGAGCTCGGCTTTGCCAAGTATAGCCGTCTTTACCCGGGCAATCAGACGGAGTGCAACACNCTCAAGCAGATCATTGAATCACTGGTGGAGCTAAGGCCCCATCTGGCCAGGGACCGCACGATCATCCTCGATGCCGGGATCGCCACCGCCGACAACATTGCCTATCTGAAAACCAGCGGCTTTCATTACATCGTGGTGCAGCGGGGCAAGGCCGATTTTATGCCCGACGAAACCATGACGATGCGGATCATCCGCCAAACCGATCAATACACGCTGGAGGTCAAGCGCCATCAACTGGAGCATGAAGCCCTCCTTTTGTGCCGCAGTACGGGCCGAACGGCGAAGGACCAAGCCATTCGAAGCCGTCAGGAAACGCTGTTTCTTGAACGTTTGCAATACTACCAGGATGGTCTCGGCAAAAAAGGCCACACCAAGGTGTACCACAAAGTGGTCGAGATGGTTGGCCGCTTGCGCGAGAAATACCCACGCGCATCCAAACTCTATGACGTCGAAGTGATCGCTGAACAAAGGCCTGGCAAAAAGGCCCAGGCCAAAGCCATCACCTGGGAAAAACGTTCCCATTACGACACCGAGCGCCAGTTCGAAGGCTGCTACCTCCTGCGAACCGATCATACGACATGGACCGATCTCGAAATCTGGGAAACCTACGTCATGCTCACCCGGGTGGAACGTGCCTTTCGGTCAATGAAATCTGCACTCGGGCTCAGGCCAAACTTCCACCAATTGGAGCAGCGCGCTGATACACACCTGTTCATATCGGTGCTGGCCTACCACATCCTGCACGTCATTGAACACAAGCTGCGCCTGTGTGGCGACCATCGTTCATGGCTCACTGTCCGAGATATCCTCTCGACCCACCAACGCCTGACCATCGAGTTCAATGTCAAAGAACAGGATACGGTCCAGCGCAAGCATCTGCGCCTCTGTAGCAGCGCTGAACCCGAACATCAGGAAATCTATCAGCACCTGCGACTAAAGGAGGTCCCCATGCCGAAAAAAATCGCGACCGTAAAATGA
- a CDS encoding Iron (Metal) dependent repressor, DtxR family: MVNGCAGENSRGKPLTSVMEDYLEAIFDLSQDKRVIRVKDIARRMDVKMPTVTSMLKTLNERGMVHYEKYEYVELTEEGVSVGREMRRRHEILREFLTEILRVDFATADEDACKMEHALSPAALDSLTDFIEFIRTCPRTGESWLNYFEEYRLHGHRPDKCQARSTSFSCEFKHQLDSEEGEAQ; this comes from the coding sequence ATGGTAAACGGCTGTGCCGGAGAAAATTCCAGAGGGAAACCTTTGACATCCGTCATGGAAGATTATCTCGAGGCGATTTTCGATCTCAGCCAGGACAAGAGGGTCATCCGGGTCAAGGATATCGCCAGACGGATGGATGTCAAAATGCCCACTGTCACGAGCATGCTGAAGACGCTGAATGAGCGCGGCATGGTTCATTACGAGAAATATGAATATGTGGAACTGACCGAGGAAGGGGTCAGTGTCGGAAGAGAAATGCGGCGGCGGCACGAAATCCTGCGGGAGTTTTTGACCGAAATCCTTCGAGTCGACTTCGCCACAGCGGATGAAGACGCCTGCAAAATGGAGCACGCGCTGAGCCCTGCCGCACTGGACAGCTTGACCGACTTCATCGAGTTTATCCGCACATGTCCGCGAACGGGAGAAAGCTGGCTGAACTACTTCGAGGAATACCGCCTGCACGGGCATCGACCTGATAAATGTCAGGCGCGCAGCACTTCCTTTTCTTGTGAATTCAAGCACCAGCTCGATTCCGAAGAGGGTGAGGCACAATGA
- a CDS encoding transposase (fragment): protein MRGELNVQPDYAHFVAMIPSKVGISQLLGRLKGQTSIRLFHQFRHLKKKPYWGNHFWSKGYCVDTVGLDADMVRKYLRFQEEKER from the coding sequence TTGCGTGGCGAACTGAACGTACAGCCCGATTATGCTCATTTCGTGGCAATGATTCCTTCAAAAGTGGGGATAAGCCAGTTGCTTGGACGATTGAAGGGGCAGACATCGATACGGCTGTTTCACCAGTTTCGGCATTTGAAAAAGAAACCATATTGGGGGAACCACTTCTGGTCCAAAGGATACTGCGTGGATACGGTGGGGCTTGATGCGGACATGGTGCGTAAGTATCTCCGGTTCCAAGAGGAAAAGGAAAGATAA
- a CDS encoding Amine oxidase, with translation MHTQTFDTIIIGGGLSGVYAATLLAEMRASFLVLEARDRLGGRILSPEHHGFFSDLGPSWYWPAIHPKMAHLIQALGLDGYPQFDSGYGRFERSNGSVQTVRGYVMEPPSFRLTGGMMALVRRLCERIPEGAIHLNNPVCRIERTEEGALVSVGELDRNPWAQFRARQVILALPPRLAAATMLFEPELPDDLVQAMLRVGTWMAGQAKFCALYDAPFWRTAGLSGEGFSERGPLGEIHDGSNDAGGPYGLIGFVGIPAVQRSRPDLLLEEILCQLASLYGKEALNPTAFFYRDWARERFTATPYDQPPMVEHPLYHPPAGRTSIWNGTVHFAGTETADEHGGYLEGALASAERAVWRGRTKSSH, from the coding sequence ATGCACACGCAAACGTTCGATACAATCATTATCGGTGGGGGGTTGAGCGGCGTTTACGCCGCGACTCTGCTTGCGGAAATGCGGGCATCTTTCTTGGTCCTGGAAGCCCGAGATCGGCTCGGCGGTCGAATCCTGAGCCCTGAGCATCATGGGTTTTTCTCTGATCTGGGTCCTTCGTGGTATTGGCCGGCGATCCATCCGAAAATGGCTCATCTCATCCAAGCGTTGGGCCTTGATGGCTACCCGCAGTTTGACAGTGGGTATGGGCGCTTCGAGCGCTCCAATGGTTCGGTTCAAACTGTCAGAGGATACGTCATGGAGCCGCCCTCGTTTCGATTGACAGGCGGGATGATGGCCCTGGTGCGGAGGCTCTGTGAACGGATTCCTGAAGGTGCCATCCACCTCAATAATCCGGTTTGTCGAATTGAGAGAACAGAAGAGGGCGCCCTGGTGAGCGTCGGCGAACTCGATCGGAATCCGTGGGCGCAGTTCAGGGCCCGCCAGGTTATCCTCGCTCTCCCACCGCGTCTTGCAGCTGCCACCATGCTTTTCGAACCGGAACTTCCTGATGATCTCGTCCAGGCGATGTTGAGGGTCGGTACGTGGATGGCCGGGCAGGCGAAATTCTGTGCACTCTATGATGCACCTTTCTGGCGCACAGCCGGTCTTTCCGGGGAAGGATTCAGCGAGCGTGGGCCTTTGGGGGAGATTCACGACGGATCGAACGATGCCGGCGGCCCCTACGGTCTGATCGGGTTTGTCGGCATCCCGGCTGTGCAGCGCAGCAGGCCGGACCTGCTGCTGGAGGAGATTCTTTGCCAACTCGCATCCCTCTATGGGAAAGAAGCTCTGAACCCGACCGCCTTTTTCTACCGGGACTGGGCCCGCGAGCGATTTACTGCCACGCCGTACGATCAGCCTCCGATGGTCGAGCATCCTCTTTATCATCCCCCGGCCGGTCGGACCTCTATTTGGAACGGCACCGTTCATTTTGCCGGCACCGAAACCGCCGACGAACACGGGGGATACCTCGAAGGGGCCCTGGCATCCGCCGAACGTGCCGTATGGAGGGGTCGGACCAAGTCAAGCCATTGA